One genomic window of Camelina sativa cultivar DH55 chromosome 5, Cs, whole genome shotgun sequence includes the following:
- the LOC104784572 gene encoding probable WRKY transcription factor 23 yields the protein MEFTDFSKTSYYYPSSQGVWDFGDLAAAERNNNSLGFMELLGSQPHHHDFATTTVSPHSLLIETPQTQTQTQLSTKLSSPVSTILQAPPPSDKAASKVESFCSDQFSINPPATPNSSSISSASSEAVNEEKPKREDNEVEEEEKSHHHNTKKQLKAKKNNNKKREREARVAFMTKSEVDHLEDGYRWRKYGQKAVKNSPFPRGYYRCTTASCNVKKRVERSFRDPSTVVTTYEGQHTHISPLTSRPISTGGGFYGSSGAASNLGNGGCFGFPLETSTLISPQFQQLVHYHQQQQQQELLSCFGGVGEYLDTHGNDEFGDDDDRVKRSRGLVNKDNGLLQDVVPSHMLKEE from the exons ATGGAGTTTACAGATTTCTCAAAGACGAGTTATTACTACCCGTCGTCGCAAGGGGTTTGGGATTTCGGAGATTTAGCGGCGGCGGAGAGGAACAACAACTCCTTAGGGTTTATGGAGTTATTAGGTTCTCAACCTCATCATCACGATTTCGCTACTACTACTGTTTCCCCTCATTCTCTCCTTATCGAAACGCCACAGACGCAGACGCAAACGCAGCTTTCGACGAAACTGTCTTCTCCTGTTTCAACCATCCTTCAAGCTCCTCCACCGTCTGATAAAGCGGCCTCAAAGGTGGAATCTTTTTGTTCGGATCAGTTCTCTATTAATCCACCGGCGACTCCTAACTCTTCCTCCATTTCTTCTGCTTCGAGCGAGGCCGTTAATGAAGAGAAACCAAAACGAGAGGACaacgaagtagaagaagaagagaagagtcaTCATCATAATACTAAGAAACA gttgaaagcaaagaagaataataataagaagagagagagagaggcaagaGTCGCATTCATGACAAAGAGTGAGGTTGATCATCTCGAAGATGGCTACCGCTGGCGCAAATATGGTCAAAAAGCTGTCAAAAACAGTCCTTTTCCCAG ggGTTACTACCGATGCACAACGGCTTCATGTAACGTGAAGAAGAGAGTAGAGCGATCATTCAGAGATCCAAGCACTGTAGTTACGACCTACGAAGGTCAGCACACACACATTAGTCCACTCACGTCTCGTCCTATCTCCACTGGAGGTGGTTTCTACGGATCATCTGGAGCTGCTTCCAATCTCGGTAATGGTGGTTGCTTTGGCTTTCCTTTAGAGACTTCCACGTTAATCTCCCCTCAGTTCCAACAGCTTGTCCATtaccaccaacaacaacagcaacaagaACTCTTGTCTTGTTTTGGAGGAGTCGGCGAGTACCTTGATACCCACGGTAATGATGAGTTTGGTGATGATGACGATCGTGTGAAAAGGAGTCGAGGTTTGGTTAATAAAGATAATGgacttcttcaagatgttgTTCCATCTCATATGCTCAAGGAAGAGTAG
- the LOC104788727 gene encoding putative U-box domain-containing protein 58, whose translation MEMRYNTEVNLRKGTEEALARKKEEVEKLKLQVVNLKIKHENMCIKADDLESKYQSELILNKSLINNTEKQVCETVKRITNFLQDSNASIERDNALKLVHEITKKHEDMCIKAKEFENKYKNKLILTKALTKEKEELEKVKGLIIESYKINASVMEKERDNALKLVDELTTTKIIESFICPISQEVMKDPQLTADGYTYEAEAIASWFNTGHNTSPMTNLKLSHTNLVPNRALGSAIQELV comes from the exons ATGGAGATGAGATACAATACCGAAGTGAATCTTAGGAAGGGAACAGAAGAAGCACTAGctagaaaaaaggaagaagtagAGAAACTGAAGCTTCAAGTGgtaaatctcaaaatcaaacatgaaaATATGTGTATCAAGGCTGATGACTTGGAGAGCAAGTACCAGAGCGAGCTGATTCTCAATAAATCTCTTATTAATAATACAGAAAAACAAGTGTGCGAGACAGTCAAACGTATAACTAACTTTTTGCAAGATAGCAATGCGAGTATAGAGAGGGACAATGCTCTCAAACTAGTCCATGAGATCACAAAAAAGCATGAGGATATGTGTATCAAGGCTAAGGAGTTCGAGAACAAGTACAAGAACAAGCTGATCCTCACGAAAGCTCttactaaagaaaaagaagagctCGAGAAAGTCAAAGGTCTAATAATTgaatcttataaaataaatgCGAGTGTGATGGAAAAAGAGAGGGACAACGCTCTCAAGCTAGTCGATGAGCtcacaacaacaaagataatAGAATCGTTTATTTGCCCTATCTCGCAG GAGGTTATGAAAGATCCACAATTAACAGCTGATGGATATACATACGAAGCAGAAGCTATTGCGAGCTGGTTTAACACAGGTCACAATACATCACCAATGACAAATCTCAAGCTTTCTCACACCAATCTTGTCCCTAACCGCGCTCTTGGGTCTGCGATTCAGGAGTTGGTTTGA
- the LOC104784573 gene encoding uncharacterized protein LOC104784573 — MDRSDHPVMLTGRHEDQCVRWNCRRVPFRPFEYCHESCQKMAASDSQSTLPFLLSYVYSSTTEFALIAGKIFNLIKAAKEPGVPQLSKDVLQIPPWLSSKFDVEFSAWETFRQWLFMGSSQLPATLDFNWVEERSKVVGQVRLRVLKPVPKEDNIWELHQYSSLDQMGEAVYVMRCNKFGEPLSDGEDEENEENEETDSD; from the exons ATGGATCGTAGTGATCATCCCGTCATGCTCACTGGCAGACACGAAGATCAATGTGTAAGGTGGAACTGTAGACGAGTCCCTTTTAGACCATTCGAGTATTGTCACGAGTCCTGCCAAAAGATGGCTGCTTCAGATTCGCAGTCCACCCTCCCATTCTTGTTGTCGTATGTCTATTCTTCAACTACTGAATTTGCTCTCATTGCTGGCAAGATTTTCAACTTGATCAAGGCTGCAAAGGAGCCTGGAGTTCCTCAACTCTCTAAAGATGTGTTACAGATCCCTCCTTGGCTATCAA GTAAGTTCGATGTTGAGTTTTCTGCATGGGAAACCTTTCGCCAGTGGCTGTTCATGGGATCGTCTCAGCTTCCTGCAACTTTGGATTTCAACTGGGTAGAAGAACGTAGCAAGGTTGTTGGTCAAGTGAGGCTTCGTGTTCTTAAGCCTGTCCCCAAGGAAGACAACATTTGGGAACTTCACCAGTATTCAAGCTTGGATCAGATGGGAGAAGCAGTCTATGTGATGCGTTGCAACAAATTTGGCGAACCATTATCAG ATGGGGAGGATGAGGAAAATGAGGAAAATGAGGAAACTGATAGTGATTGA
- the LOC104784574 gene encoding long chain acyl-CoA synthetase 1-like, giving the protein MKSFVAKVEEGVKGEDGKPSVGPVYRNILSEKGFPPRDSDITTTWDIFSKSVEKFPGNNMLGWRQIVDEKVGPYMWKTYKEVYEEVLHIGSALRAAGAELGCRVGIYGANCPQWIIAMEACAAHTLICVPLYDTLGPGAVDYIVNHAEIDFVFVQNTKIEGLIEPDCKSAKRLKAIVSFTNVSEEQSVKASEIEVKAYSWLDFLHLGQEKPEEINPPKPSNVCTIMYTSGTSGEPKGVVLTHEAAATCVIGMDICLDQFEDKMTHDDVYLSFLPLAHILDRANEEYFFRKGASVGYYHGDLNALHDDIQELKPTFLAGVPRVFERIHEGIQKALQELNPRRRLIFYALYKYKLAWMNRGYSHSKASRVADFIAFKKIKNQLGGRIRLLVSGGAPLSPEIEEFLRVTSCCFVLQGYGLTETLGGTSLCYPDDMSMLGTVGIPAVYNEIRLEEVPEMGYDPLGENPSGEICIRGKCLFSGYYKNPELTEEVMKDGWFHTGDIGEILPNGVLKVIDRKKNLIKLSQGEYVALEHLESIYGQNPIVQDIWVYGDSFKSMLVAVIIPNPETLNRWAKVLGLTKPFEELCSLSEIQEHIISELKSTAEKNKLSRFEYIKAVTVDTKPFDIERDLVTATLKNKRNNLLKYYQVSVDEMYRKLEPKRS; this is encoded by the exons ATGAAGTCTTTTGTGGCAAAGGTGGAAGAAGGAGTTAAAGGGGAAGATGGAAAGCCATCGGTAGGTCCGGTGTACCGGAATATATTGTCAGAGAAAGGTTTTCCTCCTCGTGATTCTGATATCACGACCACTTGGGACATTTTCag TAAATCAGTGGAGAAATTCCCTGGTAACAACATGCTTGGATGGCGTCAAATTGTCGATGAGAAG GTTGGACCGTATATGTGGAAAACGTACAAGGAAGTATACGAAGAAGTTCTTCACATCGGCTCTGCGCTACGAGCCGCCGGAGCTGAACTT GGTTGTCGAGTGGGGATTTATGGAGCTAATTGTCCTCAATGGATCATAGCAATGGAG gCTTGTGCGGCTCACACTCTAATCTGCGTACCTCTATATGATACCCTGG GTCCAGGAGCTGTCGATTATATCGTCAATCATGCGGAGATCGATTTTGTGTTTGTCCAGAACACAAAAATTGAAGGA CTTATTGAGCCAGATTGCAAAAGTGCAAAACGCCTAAAAGCGATCGTTTCTTTCACTAATGTGAGCGAAGAGCAGAGCGTTAAGGCTTCAGAAATTGAAGTCAAAGCATACTCGTGGCTTGATTTTCTCCATTTG GGACAAGAGAAGCCGGAAGAGATCAACCCGCCTAAACCGTCTAACGTGTGCACCATAATGTACACTAGCGGAACAAGCGGTGAACCTAAAGGTGTGGTTTTGACCCACGAAGCGGCCGCTACTTGCGTTATTGGGATGGATATCTGCTTGGACCAGTTCGAAGACAAG ATGACTCATGACGATGTTTATCTCTCGTTCTTGCCGTTGGCTCATATTCTTGACCGTGCAAATGAGGAATACTTCTTCCGTAAAGGCGCTTCCGTTGGCTATTACCATGGA GATTTGAATGCATTACACGATGATATTCAAGAATTGAAACCGACTTTTCTAGCCGGAGTTCCGAGAGTCTTTGAGAGGATCCATGAGGGTATTCAAAAGGCTCTTCAGGAGCTTAACCCAAGAAGGAGACTCATCTTCTATGCTCTCTATAAATA CAAACTTGCGTGGATGAATCGTGGATATTCTCACAGTAAAGCTTCACGCGTGGCTGACTTCATAGCTTTCAAAAAG ATTAAAAACCAATTAGGAGGTCGAATTCGGTTGCTAGTATCTGGAGGAGCACCATTGAGTCCTGAGATCGAAGAGTTCTTGAGAGTTACTTCTTGTTGTTTCGTCCTCCAAGGCTATg GTCTAACGGAGACACTTGGAGGAACTTCTTTGTGTTACCCTGACGACATGAGTATGCTTGGGACGGTCGGAATTCCAGCAGTTTACAATGAGATACGGCTTGAGGAGGTGCCGGAGATGGGCTATGACCCCCTAGGGGAAAATCCTTCAGGGGAGATCTGTATAAGAGGAAAATGTCTGTTCTCTGGGTATTACAAGAACCCTGAACTCACTGAAGAAGTCATGAAAGACGGATGGTTCCATACAG GAGATATAGGTGAGATTCTTCCAAACGGAGTACTAAAGGTCATTGATCGTAAGAAGAATCTGATCAAACTCTCTCAAGGAGAATATGTTGCTCTCGAGCATTTGGAAAGCATCTACGGACAAAACCCCATAGTCCAAGAT ATATGGGTTTACGGAGACAGCTTCAAATCTATGCTTGTCGCTGTGATTATTCCCAATCCAGAAACCCTAAACCGGTGGGCAAAAGTTCTCGGTTTGACTAAACCATTCGAAGAACTCTGTTCTCTCTCGGAGATACAAGAACATATAATTTCAGAACTGAAGTCCACGGCAGAGAAGAACAAG ctaagCAGGTTTGAGTACATAAAGGCGGTGACGGTTGATACAAAGCCTTTTGATATAGAAAGAGACTTGGTGACTGCGACGCTAAAGAACAAGAGAAACAATCTTCTCAAGTATTATCAG GTATCAGTCGACGAAATGTACAGAAAACTGGAGCCAAAAAGAAGCTGA